CCGGTAAAACCACGCAAGAAAGTTATACTCAAAGTGTTAGCGGCCAACAAAATCGCTAAAAGTAAAAATAATGGCACTGTTATTAGTAACTAATATATTTTGTTTTATATAACTGTCGCCGTCTAAATCAACAAGGCGAAAATCGTACCTGTTAGTTACATTTAAGGGGTGTGGCAGCGGTAAAGTAACGCTTTGACCATTCCTTAATACTTGGTTGCTGCGCAACCTGTTAGGCCCCCAGTAGTTATCTGCCACCGGGCTAAAATAAACAAAAAAGACAGTAAAGCCGGTTCGGTTGACAATAGTAATAGTTGAGTTTTGCTGATTAGAGTTAGAACTTGCACAAGCCATTAAAAAAACTGCTATAAAAATCACTAAAAGTACAATTCTTTTCATTAAATTCTCTCCTAAATAGGGAATTAAACTATTTTAAACTTTATGTGTATTGTAGCATATAAATTTATTTTGTCAATCATTAAAAATTTAATGTAGCAATAAAAATAATAAAATAATTTTTTTCATATAAACCCTTCTATTTATTCCACTATAACCCGCTCAACGCGTTGACTAATGCCGCTAAGCAGCATATAAGGCGAAAAATGGGCGAGGCCTACCGTAAGCTGGGCGGCATTAAGGGATGGGCTATTTGGGCCAAAAAAAATGGCTTTATCATACAGTTTAATATTATCGGGGTTGTCTTTTAAATCTACGATTAATTGATCCATGCAAACAAAACCGGCAATGTTATAAAGCTTGCCTTTAATAGCTACGGCCGCCTCTTTGTTAGAAAATATATTGCTGTAACCATCGGCATAACCCAATGGGATAGTAGCCAAATAGCTGCCTTTTTTAGCTACATACAACGAACCATAACTTACGGCACTATCTTCCTTAAGTTGGTGAATAAAAGTGATAAACGAGCATAATTCCATTACCGGCTTTAAGTTACCATTAAGCAGTGAATGTTGCTGAGCATAACTTGACGGCGAGTACCCATACAAAGCAATACCCGGCCGTACCATATTAAATAAATTATTAGCCGCCAACCGCTGGATAGCTGCACTATTGGCACAATGCACAATTAAATGAGGTTGCTGCTGTTTTAACGGAGTTACTAAATGGGTAAAATTAAATAAATCGTCCTCTAAGCTAGGGTTGGTGGTATCATCACCGTTGGCAAAGTGGCTGGCTATGCCCTCTAACTTTAAGTAGCTTTGCTCGCTAACAAAATTTGTTAAGGGGATAAGCTCGCTTATATCGCAGCCTATACGGTTCATCGAAAGATTTACCTTAATGTGTACCGTAACCTCTTTATTTATAGCTTTGGCCATACTTTGCCATAACCTAGCTTCGTCAAACGATGAAATAAAAGGAATAAGCTTTAGATAAATAGCCTCGCTAATTTCGTACGGCATACAAGGTGAAAGTAAATGGATTGGCTTAGTAATAGCCATAGCTCGCAGCCTACGTGCTTCGCTTAAACAAGCTACCGCAAAACGATGCGCCCCCAGTTTATCTAGGATAGGGGCTACCATCTCGATACCATGCCCGTAAGCGTTGGCTTTAACCACCGCACAAATAAAGGTTTGATGGTTAAAATTATTTTTAATTAGTTTAAAGTTAAACTCAAGGTTATCCTTGTAAATTAAAGCCCGAGTAGCGCGCATTTTTTTATTTTAGTGAGTTTTATTAATAAAATCAAGGCAGTTTGCCATTTTAGTACCTATAAATGGATAGTTACCTATTTTTTTAGCCTGCTCCTACGAGTAAGGTACGGCCATTTAATTTTATTTATTCAAAGTTAAATTATACTAAAAATCTTCTCCTAAATCCGTAAATATTAATGCTTTTATTTATTGTAACAAAAGCCTGTTTCGATGGGCTTTTTATAACCGTACTATCGACAGGGAGTGGATAAAGTGCCCGTTTTATGTTATCATATAAGCTAGATGAAAAAGCTTTTTTTACTGGCCATTATCTTTATTAATGTTACTACCGCCCATAGCTACGCTAATAACTTTAGTGTTGGCCTAAAAAGCGGTTTTGGTATTAGCCTGCTGATGGCCGAAGAGCACCGCCATCCGGTAACCAACAAAACCTTAAGATATTTAGGCAACAGCAGTTTAACGGCCGGCGGCGAACTTTATTTTACGCACTGGCTTGGCTATTTTAGTGATAATAAATTTATTAAACAATGGGGTTTACAGCTGGAAACCGGCTACAACGGCCACTTTTTTGGCCAAGTTGATGTCGATTATAGCTCTATCATCGAGATAAGAAATATGAACTACACCGCCCATAACTTTATGGCGGGATTATTAGTCGCCGGTAAATTGGCCCCTTTTGGTGGTTATGGCGGCGGGTATGGTTACTTTACCGTTGGCCCGGCTTTTTATTACCAGCAGCTCTCGTTGGGTGAGGTGGTTTACCGCCCAACGACGCTTTTAGCGGCTGTAGCCGAAGCCGGCTTAAGGTTGCCTATCTATAACAGCAGCGGCGAGTGGCTGCTAAGCTTACGCGCCGATTTTAAATTTCCTATCCAAGCCGCCGTTCGGGCCCGCTGGGTAGCCAACGATAGCATTGTTATAGCCATTAGGGTAGGTTATGGTTTTAGCTTTTAACTACCTCTTCAACATAACTATGTTGGGCTAACCAATGCAAAGTAGCTATAGTAACAATCATAGTTATGACAGTTCCTGCTAAACCATAAGCCCAGCTCCCTGCCACTATTGCAGGTATAGTGGCAACAAATGCTTCTTCCCCTGCTGCTATTTGCTCGGGGGTAGCATTAAGTGTTAGCTCAGTTAGCTGCGCCCTCGCGTGCAGGCCAAGTACCCATATTCTTAAATAAAAGCCAATACTCCCTATGCCGGCTATCATCACAATCAGGTAATAAATTTTTTTAGGAAAGTTTTTAAAGTTACCGTCAAAGACCAGCTTTAAGCCGGCTATGTTGCTGTGAGCATAAACATAACTTAAAAGTTTACGGCAAATAAACGGCAAAGTTAAACCAAACGAAACTAACCATAGCAACCCATAACCTAACACACGCCAGCCTAAAGCAAACATTTTACCGCTGTAAAGGCTAGGCTCAGTGCTGCCTTCTAGAGCTAAACCTTCTACTCCCCAACGGATAATTTTAGCTATAAAATACGCTATTAACGGCATAATACCTATACTAACAACTATAGCCACACCAAGAGCAATTACACTGTCGGCAGCGAGGGTTGCCATACTATAAACTGCCATAAAAGCCAGCACTCCCATATAAATACCAAAAAAGAGCAAGCAAATTAAAAATAACTGCACTGCGCTACCATTAAAGGTAAAGCGTTTTTCGTAATTACCTAAAAATACATGGTTGCTTAAATATTGAAGCAACCTTTTAGCGGCATAAAAGCTACCTATAAATAAAGTTATAATACTAAATAACATGTAAGCCCACACACTTAATAAAAGATTGTACCACTTTAAAGTACAATTTAAACGTTTGCCAACATCGCTGTTAGCCATTTCTTCAGCCATAAAAACTCCTTTTTTATTATAACGAAAATCTTGTATTCCCATCTATATATATCATAAAATAGTTAATATTACAACTAGGTTTAATAAAAGTCGCCGATAGCCCTCTTGTCTAAATTACCATTTAAGAGCATAATTAAGCTATGGTAATTATCGCCGAAATTGGTACCGCCCACAAGGCCTCTTTAAACCTAGCGCAAAATTTAATTATGGCCGCTAAAGAGGCAGGGGCCGATGTGGTCAAATTTCAGGCTATTATTGCCGATGAAATTGTCCACCCAAACGTGGGCCAAGTGCCGCTGCCGGGCGGGCAAATCGACATTTACCAAAGCTTTAAGCAGTTGGAGCAACCCCTTAGCTTTTATGCCCAGCTTAAAGAACTTACCGAAGCCGCCGGCTTACAGTTTTTATGTACCCCCTTTGGCCTTAAAAGTTTAGCTATGCTAAACCAGCTGGGAGTTAATAGCTACAAGGTAGCCAGCCCAGAACTTAACCACCTGCCCTTACTTACAGCTATGGCTAAACTTGACAGACCTATCTTATTAAGTTTAGGAGTAAGCAAACTAAGCGACATTGAAGAGGCCTTAGCTATTGTCGGCATTCAAAACACAACTTTATTGCACTGCGTAACCAGCTACCCGGCACCGGAGGCCGATTACAACTTACGTTTACTGCCGCATCTTAAAGCCATCTTTAACGTAGAAGTAGGTGTATCCGACCACAGTAAAGACAGCAAACTGGTACCGACCTTAGCTACCTATATGGGAGCAACGGTGATAGAAAAACATATTTGCCTAAGCCGTAACGATGACGGCCTAGACGACCCTATTGCCCTAGAGCCGCAGCAATTTAAAGAGATGGTTAAGGTCGTTAAAGCTATGCAACATAACAAAGAACAGGCTTTTAATGACTTAATTGCCGAATATGGGGCTAAGCAAGTAGAGGCGGTGCTAGGCAACGGCCATAAAATATTAGCCCCCAGCGAGGCTGCTAACTATGGCCGCACCAATCGCTCTGTATGTGCCGTAAATAATATAAATAAAGGCGAATTATTTACTGCTGCTAATACCGCTCTTTACCGGGCCGAAAAAAAACTAAAAGTTGGCCTGCCGCCTAAATTGTGGCCGGTTATTGTTGGTCGTACCGCTAGGTACACCATAACGGCTGGTAACGGCATTACCTTTGAGGATATAGCTTAACTTATACTAATAAGCTAAGCAAGGATAACTATGAAAAAACTTATTTTAACATTTATTTTACTTTTTATTTGGCCGGCTTATGGCCGTATCTTTTTTGGTACCCCACCCGATAATCTTACTCTTTCCCAACTAAACGGCGACAGCCGCCTTGTTTATAACTTAGCTGCTGGCGAAGAATTAGCCGGGTTTATCTATAATGAAGTTGATGATATTGTCCACTTGCTTATCCATACCACTGCCGGCAGTTATTTGGTAAGCAACCAAGAAAAAGGTACTGTTTATGACGAAATAGCGGCTTTTGGTTATCTTACTCATATTAGGCAACCGGTAATGGTGGCTAGCCGCAACGGTCTCGATTTTTTAGTGGTTAACCACATCGAGCAAGACGAAGGCTTTACCCAAATTGGCAGCTTTGCCAGCAACCTAGAAGACGATACCATTGCCTATCAAGTACTTATCGATGACGGCGTGGCCGTTATTACCAACGGCCAACTTGGCCGTCCCTACCAAATAGTAAGCGACCCGGTTATTAGCCTAAGCGGCAGCGTAGCTTATAGTGCCAGCAACAGCGAAGGGCAAAAGCTCATAGTAGTAAATAACGAAGAATTTAGCACATTTTTAGATTACGGCTTCTACAGCTTTGGTCTTTATAGTAACGATTTATTTTACACCGCCCAAACCGCCGAAGGCTGGGTGGTGGTTAAAAACCACGAGGTTGTCTCGCGCCCCTTTACCAGTATCGAGCTTTTTACTCTAACCAATGATGGCAGGCAATGGGCGGCGGTAGTGGTAGATAATCACCACCAATTTGTAGTGATTAACGGCGAAGAAGGCCTCGCCCACGACCATATTTTTGGTTTAACGACTAACCGCAGCGGCTCGTTAATTGGTTATGGTGTTTTTAGCAACAGTAGCCGTACCTCCAGCTACGTTATTAACAGCCGGCGCGGCCCCGTTTTTGAAGATTTACACACTTTAGGTTTTAGCTTATTAAATGCCGACTTTGCCTACTGGGGGCGCGAAAATGGTCGCTGGGTTTTAGTAGTTAATAACAATCGTTATCACGGTTATATTAATGTGCTTTCACGACCTTACCTAGCCGATGACGGCAGCTTTGCCTACTATTGGTTAAGTTACAATAACCAACATATTTTAGCCATAACCCGAGAAGACGGCCAACGGCGTTACTTTAACAACATTATAGCTGCCCAGCAACGTAATAGCCGGTTGTATGTGCTTATGGCACAGGGCCGTGAACTTTATTTAACTAATTTGGTTTTTGATTAAAATAAGAGTGATGAGTTAGCTATTTTTAAAATTAATAATTTGCTCCGCAGTAAAACCTGTAACACCGACCTTAAGCATAACTATAGCACTATTAATTAGCTGCGCCATCTTCTCTTCGTTGTCAGCGACTAATTTTTTATTTCGTAGTACGGGTTTAATACCCCCGCCCTTTAGGGTGTAACCGCTTTATTAAACTTTTGGTAACGGTTATATCACCTTCGCTAAAATTGGTACTGCTGCAAGTATGGTTGTGTACAAATATAGCGTAAGAGCATTGTAATAACCAAAACCTCTAAAGGCTTCGGGTACACCGATAATAGCGCTGGTAGCGTGGCTCACACTTACCAAATCGATAAAAGCTAGCCGTAAATCGGCACGTAAACCCAGCGTCTAAAAATGTTCCGCTTCGCTGTCCAGCAGGTTCGTACCATCGGTAAGTACATCGTGCAAAATATTTTCGTGGCGGGCTAAAACCTTAGCTTTGTTTTTACCCTCTTTTAAGGGCGGCAGTCGGCTGTACTGAACTTTGCGTTTTAAAATACGGCACATTATTTGGGCTATTTCACCAGCATTATCGGTCGGCAGGGCACTTTAAACAAAGATATTTTTAATAATAAAGCTATAACAGTTGATGAGGCTAATTAAAAAACAAGCCGCTTACAAGGCGGCTTGCTTTATTTGAGTTTTTATTTCCCAAAAATTATTTCGCCTTCATCGCGAGCGGTGGTAAAGCGTTTAATTTTGTTGGTACTAGAAAGCTCCAGTGGTTTATCTACTAAACGAATGCGTCTAATTTGCTGGTAAGGGTGTAACTTGCGGTTACCTTCCTGCACAACCTCGATGACCCGTTGTTTAACCTCGTCTTTACTTTTATCTTTAAAAAAATCGGTGCTAGGGTAAACAACAGCCTCAATATCTTCCACTTTATTGGCTTCGTCAATAATATAACCACGTACAAGCAGCTGCTCAAACTCGATGTAAAGCTGAAAAACGTCTTCTACCTCTTCGGGGTAAACATTTTTACCGCCTTCGGTTACAATCATATTTTTAGCCCGACCGGTGAGGAACACATAGTCGTCTTTATCTTTCCAGCCTAAATCGCCGGTTTTAAAGTAACCATCATTGGTAAAAGCGGCAGCCGTTGTTTCGTTATCATTATAGTAACCCTCAAAAACCATCGGCCCTTTAACGGCAATTTCGCCGATACCTTGCTCGTTAGCGTTTAAAATAATTATATCGGCCTCCGGTACAACACGGCCAACGGCACCTTCTTTAAAGGCATTGATAGGGTTTAAAGCAATGATAGGCCCGGTCTCGGTTAAACCATACCCTTGCACCATCGGTAACCCTAAGTTATTGTATAACTTTAAAGTACGCGGAGCAATAGGGCCGCCGCCGCTAATAAGCAAACGCAAGGTAGATAAGCTGGCTTTTTCGAGTATCCCTTTTAAAATGGGCAAGTTACGGCCTTTTTCTTGCCCTACCATACGCGATATAGTCATCATACATTTTACCAAGCTATGAGCTACCGCCCCTTTCTTTTTAACATTGTTCATTATACCGTTAATAACTTTGTTATAAAGCATAGGTACACCTAATAGCATAGTAACTTTGCCTTCTTTAAGGTCGTGCAAAATGTTGGTAATAGCCATTTTATTAGTAAACAGCAACTGACTGCCGCAGCTGATAGCTTCTAAAAAAACGGCTGTCATACAATAACTATGGTGGATAGGCAACAGCACATAAAAAATATCGGTGCTGTAAACATCAATTAAATTTTGGGCCAGCCAAACATCGCTTATTAAAGCCCGGTGAGTTTGGATTACGCCTTTTTCCTGCCCGGTAGTACCGCTGGTAAACAGAATAGCCGCCACATCTTCCATCGAGCTTGGCGGGAAGATGGTACCGCTATCACCTTTTAAATTAAGTACATAACCTTCTTTGCCTTGTGTTAAAGAGTAGGTGGGCACACCGGCTTGGTCAAACCCCTTGCTTAATTTTTCATAGTCGCAAAAAAGCATTTTAGCCTCTACCCTTTTCATGATAGCGATGGCTTTTTCGCTGCTCATACCGTTATCAATAGGAATAGCTATACCGCCGGCCTGCATAATGGCAATAAAAGTTATCGCCCACTCTAGACTATTACCGCCGGTTATCGCTAATTTATCGCCTTTTTTAACACCTGATTTAACTAAAAAGCTAGCGATATTATCGACTAGCTCTTTACCTTGCGTATAACTGTATGTTCTTAAGGTATCACCCTCGAAGGTGCTAAAAGCAATGTTATTAGGAAAACGATGAGCGCTAATCGTAAGCATTTGCGGAATGGTAGGCCATTTATCGCTAAAATATTTGCCGCGGTATTCATCAAGCTGCTGCCACGGTTTTTTAAAATTATCTTTCATTAATATACTCCTTTAAAATTATTTTTACAAAAATTTATAATGTGTCAATTTAGTATAAACCGGATAATTTGGTTTGTCAATAAAAAAATTTGGTAGGGTAACTATCCCTTTATAGGTACCAAAATTTGGTAGTGCTACAATAGCATAGAATAAAAATAAAGAAGTATGATAAACTACTTTTATAAGAGGTGTGAAGATGAATTGCCCAAAATGTAAAAGTAAAGATTATAGTAAAAACAGGTTTATGAAAGGTAGTCCAAGATATAAATGTAAAGAGTGCGGCTGTAACTTTACAAAAGCTACAGAACGAGGCTATAGTAAAGAGCTTAAACTGAAAGTTATTGAATATTATTTGGAAGGCTGTGGCTTTAGAAGAATAGGCCGCTTATTAGGTAGTTACTGCCTACCGTTATGTAAAAGAGGTTGATGAAAAGGTGATGGTCATAGCACACTATGCTATTGTAGCACTGCCAAATTATTTTAACGATTGACAATAGCCCATTATCGGTTTACAATGCTAATAATAGATAAGGAGAAAATTAAATGAGTTACAGTATAAATCTTTTTAAAGAAATAACCAAAATTCCTCGCCCCAGTAAGCACGAAGCTAAAATGCGCGAGTTTTTAATCGGCAAAGCCAAAGAGCTAAACTACCCCTACCAAGTTGATGAAGCCGGTAACCTGCTGGTAAAAGTAGCCGGCAAAGGGGCGCAAGCCAACAAACCTACCGTAATGCTGCAAGGTCATATGGATATGGTAACGGTGGCCAACGAAGGGGTAACTATCGATTTTTTTAACGATGGGTTAACCATTTACGAAGAAGATGGCTACTTAAAAGCCAAAGGTACCACCTTAGGGGCCGATAACGGGATTGGTATTGCAATGGCCTTTTATTGTGCTCAGCTGGATAACCATCCGCCGCTCGAACTACTGTTTACCGCCGACGAAGAAAGCGGTATGAGCGGGGCCGAAGGGATAAAGCCCGGCTTTTTTACCGCCGACTTAGCCATTAACCTTGATAGCCACGAAGAAGGGCAATTTACCGTAGGTTGTGCCGGCGGTGGCGAAGTTACTTTTAAAATTAAAGCCGGCAGCGATAGCAGCTTTAGCAGCGACCACCTATTTAAATACGAGCTTAAAGGTTTAATGGGCGGCCATAGCGGTAACCAAATTCACGAAAAACGAGCTTCGGCTAGTTTGCTCATTGCTCATCAGCTTAAAAAATGGCAAGATAACGGCCTTAATTTAAGAGTGGCCGATATTAATAGCGGTAAATTCCATAACACCATTGCCGATGCCGGTTATGTAGTGGTAGCTTTTGCCGGCGCTGACGAGGCCGAAAAGGCCGGTAGTTTATTAATTACCGAAATTAGCGATTACCCTGACGAAAAAAATTACCGGCAGCAGTTTACCAAAGTTAGCGGCCTAACTCCTTTAAGTGCAGAGGCTACTACCAAAGTTATTGCTTTAGTCAATCATTTGCAGCACGGAGTCATTACTTGGAGCAAACAATTTGAGGGTATTGTCGAAACAAGCGCTAACTTAGCTATTATTAAAATTAAAGATGGCAGTATCGAGGTAACTTATAGCTGCCGCAGTTTTATCGATAGCAAAGTGGTCGAGATACAACAAGCTTGCCTAAATTATGCTAAAGAGCAAGGCCTTGAGGCTACCCACACGGCGCCTTATCCCGGCTGGGCGCCGGCGGCGGTTAACCCTTTAGCCGATACCATGAAAGCTATTTACAAAGGCCTTACCGGCAAAGATGCCCACACCAGCCCGGTGCATGCCGGTTTAGAGTGCGGCTTTTTACTTAAGGTAAACCCTAACCTGCGCGCTATTAGTATGGGCCCGATTATTTACGACCTGCACAACCCGCAAGAAAGATTGGATATTGCCAGTGTAGACCGTGCCGAAGCTTTACTCAAAGAGACGATGGCTAAAATTTAGAGTTAATATTAAAAGGCCGCTCTCGCGGCCTTTTAAGTTGAAAGTTAAAATATTCTCAACTTGCAGTTTTCCATTCTCAACTAATTTACAAGCCTAAATTCTTACCTGCTTTTTGCCTATAATATAATAAGGAGAGCTATGGAAAGTAGTAAAAAACAAAATAACAACGCCCTCTTTTTGGCCTGTGCCGTTATTTTAGTAATAGTTTTTTTAGTTTTAACCATTATGGGTTTTATTTCACGTTATGGCTTTACCCAGCCGATGGCCGATGGCGAAGAGCTTATCATCGAACGGGCTATGCTTACCGAAGCTTATTTGCCGCAGGCCGATTCGCTGCCCATTGAGGGGCAAACACAGCCGCCCGCCGTAACGGTAACCGAAGTGGCCGAAATGGTGCAACCCATAACCGAACTGCCGCCGGCAGCCGTTAACAACGAACGCACCCGTGAGGGACGGCTCTTTTTTGTGCAAGCCGTTAGTGATGGCCGGCTGGCGTTGCAAAGTACCGTAGTGCCTATAACTTATAGCAACCAGCAGCCGTTAAGCGCCACCATCAATATTTTATTGGCCGGCCCGCCTGCCGAAATGGCTAACAGGGGCTTTTTAACGATGATACCCGAAGGGTCGCAGTTAATATGGGCTAGGGTAGAAGACGGTACCGCTATTTTAAACTTTAACGAAAACTTTAGGTTTAACACCTTTGGCCGTGATGGCTACGAGGCCGAACTTAGGCAGATTGTGTATACCGCCACCGAGTTTGCCACCGTAGAGCGAGTACAATTTTTAATAGAAAGCGAGCGGGTAGATTTTTTAACCGAAGGTATTAGTATTGCCGAGCCGTTAAGTCGGCAAAGTTTTAGATAATTAATAAATAATAACTAAAA
The sequence above is drawn from the Spirochaetaceae bacterium genome and encodes:
- the pepD gene encoding beta-Ala-His dipeptidase, which codes for MSYSINLFKEITKIPRPSKHEAKMREFLIGKAKELNYPYQVDEAGNLLVKVAGKGAQANKPTVMLQGHMDMVTVANEGVTIDFFNDGLTIYEEDGYLKAKGTTLGADNGIGIAMAFYCAQLDNHPPLELLFTADEESGMSGAEGIKPGFFTADLAINLDSHEEGQFTVGCAGGGEVTFKIKAGSDSSFSSDHLFKYELKGLMGGHSGNQIHEKRASASLLIAHQLKKWQDNGLNLRVADINSGKFHNTIADAGYVVVAFAGADEAEKAGSLLITEISDYPDEKNYRQQFTKVSGLTPLSAEATTKVIALVNHLQHGVITWSKQFEGIVETSANLAIIKIKDGSIEVTYSCRSFIDSKVVEIQQACLNYAKEQGLEATHTAPYPGWAPAAVNPLADTMKAIYKGLTGKDAHTSPVHAGLECGFLLKVNPNLRAISMGPIIYDLHNPQERLDIASVDRAEALLKETMAKI
- a CDS encoding N-acetylneuraminate synthase family protein, which encodes MVIIAEIGTAHKASLNLAQNLIMAAKEAGADVVKFQAIIADEIVHPNVGQVPLPGGQIDIYQSFKQLEQPLSFYAQLKELTEAAGLQFLCTPFGLKSLAMLNQLGVNSYKVASPELNHLPLLTAMAKLDRPILLSLGVSKLSDIEEALAIVGIQNTTLLHCVTSYPAPEADYNLRLLPHLKAIFNVEVGVSDHSKDSKLVPTLATYMGATVIEKHICLSRNDDGLDDPIALEPQQFKEMVKVVKAMQHNKEQAFNDLIAEYGAKQVEAVLGNGHKILAPSEAANYGRTNRSVCAVNNINKGELFTAANTALYRAEKKLKVGLPPKLWPVIVGRTARYTITAGNGITFEDIA
- a CDS encoding AMP-binding protein encodes the protein MKDNFKKPWQQLDEYRGKYFSDKWPTIPQMLTISAHRFPNNIAFSTFEGDTLRTYSYTQGKELVDNIASFLVKSGVKKGDKLAITGGNSLEWAITFIAIMQAGGIAIPIDNGMSSEKAIAIMKRVEAKMLFCDYEKLSKGFDQAGVPTYSLTQGKEGYVLNLKGDSGTIFPPSSMEDVAAILFTSGTTGQEKGVIQTHRALISDVWLAQNLIDVYSTDIFYVLLPIHHSYCMTAVFLEAISCGSQLLFTNKMAITNILHDLKEGKVTMLLGVPMLYNKVINGIMNNVKKKGAVAHSLVKCMMTISRMVGQEKGRNLPILKGILEKASLSTLRLLISGGGPIAPRTLKLYNNLGLPMVQGYGLTETGPIIALNPINAFKEGAVGRVVPEADIIILNANEQGIGEIAVKGPMVFEGYYNDNETTAAAFTNDGYFKTGDLGWKDKDDYVFLTGRAKNMIVTEGGKNVYPEEVEDVFQLYIEFEQLLVRGYIIDEANKVEDIEAVVYPSTDFFKDKSKDEVKQRVIEVVQEGNRKLHPYQQIRRIRLVDKPLELSSTNKIKRFTTARDEGEIIFGK
- a CDS encoding GerMN domain-containing protein, encoding MESSKKQNNNALFLACAVILVIVFLVLTIMGFISRYGFTQPMADGEELIIERAMLTEAYLPQADSLPIEGQTQPPAVTVTEVAEMVQPITELPPAAVNNERTREGRLFFVQAVSDGRLALQSTVVPITYSNQQPLSATINILLAGPPAEMANRGFLTMIPEGSQLIWARVEDGTAILNFNENFRFNTFGRDGYEAELRQIVYTATEFATVERVQFLIESERVDFLTEGISIAEPLSRQSFR
- a CDS encoding YjgN family protein, which encodes MAEEMANSDVGKRLNCTLKWYNLLLSVWAYMLFSIITLFIGSFYAAKRLLQYLSNHVFLGNYEKRFTFNGSAVQLFLICLLFFGIYMGVLAFMAVYSMATLAADSVIALGVAIVVSIGIMPLIAYFIAKIIRWGVEGLALEGSTEPSLYSGKMFALGWRVLGYGLLWLVSFGLTLPFICRKLLSYVYAHSNIAGLKLVFDGNFKNFPKKIYYLIVMIAGIGSIGFYLRIWVLGLHARAQLTELTLNATPEQIAAGEEAFVATIPAIVAGSWAYGLAGTVITMIVTIATLHWLAQHSYVEEVVKS
- the alr gene encoding alanine racemase — translated: MRATRALIYKDNLEFNFKLIKNNFNHQTFICAVVKANAYGHGIEMVAPILDKLGAHRFAVACLSEARRLRAMAITKPIHLLSPCMPYEISEAIYLKLIPFISSFDEARLWQSMAKAINKEVTVHIKVNLSMNRIGCDISELIPLTNFVSEQSYLKLEGIASHFANGDDTTNPSLEDDLFNFTHLVTPLKQQQPHLIVHCANSAAIQRLAANNLFNMVRPGIALYGYSPSSYAQQHSLLNGNLKPVMELCSFITFIHQLKEDSAVSYGSLYVAKKGSYLATIPLGYADGYSNIFSNKEAAVAIKGKLYNIAGFVCMDQLIVDLKDNPDNIKLYDKAIFFGPNSPSLNAAQLTVGLAHFSPYMLLSGISQRVERVIVE